The Paenibacillus spongiae nucleotide sequence CGCTATGCATGCAGAAAACCCCTTCCATCCACAAACGGCAGCATGCTGCTTTCCGTTAAGGGACGAAAGGGGTTAATTTTCGCGGTACCACCCTGATTTGCCGAGGATCTCGCGATCTTCAGCCTCATGAGGCAAGGAAGCTTGTTCCTTACCTGCAGCACGATAACGTGTGCCGCTTCCGTCTGACCCTACTCGCCTTAACCGGTTCGGCTTTCGGATCAGCAGCTCCGAGACGACTCCATACAAGGGGATTATGGCAAAGGTCTCAGCAATCCCTTCGCTCTCTGGACATAAGAGCCCCTGTACTTGATTCTCTTCATCGCTTGTTTGTATATGTTATAGAACGCAACAAAACCCCTCTCATCCACGACCGGGCAGCATACTGCCGGGTCAAGGGACGAAAGGGGTTAATCTTCGCGGTACCACCCTGATTCGCCGAGGATCTTGCGATCTTCAGCCTCATGAGGTAAGGAAGCCTCCTTACCTGCAGCACGGTAACGTGTGCCACTCCGTCTGAAACTACTCGCCAATGAACCGGTTCGGCTTTCGAATCAACTGCTCCGAAGGCGACATCGTACGAGGGGATTACGGCAAAGGTCTCAGCTTTCCCTCTGCTCTCTGGACGTAAGAGCCCTGTACATTTTCCTCATCAACGCAGTTCGTTGTATTAGTTGGATCTTATTATAGCACAACGCAAAAATGTTTCAATCGGCTTTTTAGTCAGGATGCGCCTCTTTACACAATCTTATCCGCCGGGATCATTCCATATGCTCTTCGATTAGGGGCACGAGCTCCATATGTCCGAACTTCCTCTTGATCTTCTTAGCCAGCCTTCTCACGCCAAAGATCTCCGTAAAGGTATGGCTTCCGACGATTATACCCGGCGGTTCACCAAATAAATGCTCGCAAGGATGCAGAGAAGTCCGGCCAGCAGCGAGAGCGTAACCGATTCGCGGAGGAAGAGCGCGCTCGACAGAATCGATACGAGCGGGATGAGGAAGGTGTAAGATGCGACCCTGCTCGCCTCGCCGGAATCGATCAGCTTATAGAAGACCAGCCAGCCGAGCGCGATGACGAATACGGCAATGAAGAGCAAGCAGGCCACGAAGACCGGCTCCCAGTCGATATCGGACCAACTCTCCACAGCGGAGCCTGCAGCGGTCATGAGCAGCCCGCCTATCATTAATTGAAGCGTGACGAGCCAGATGGGATCTACGCGCGGACCTGTCTTCTTAACATAGATCGTTCCCAGCGCCCAGCTGAGCGCCGTCCCTAATGCCAGCAAAATCCCCGCCGCGGATACATGTCCGGCCAACCCTCCGGTGCTGATGATGCCGACCCCGGCGAAGCCGAGCAAGAGTCCGGTCATCTTGAGTCCGTTCATCGATTCGCCGAGCCACAGCCAAGAGAAGATGCCGACCAGCACCGGCTGCAGGAACACGATCGCCGAGAATAGCCCGGCCGGCAGATGATTCAGCCCGATTGTCTGCAGGCCGTAGTATAGAACCACGTTCACCATAGCTGAAACGAGATAGATCGGCCATGTCTCCCTGAGGCGCAATCTTTCGAATTTCGATAGCGCAACCGGCAGCAGCAGCAATCCCCCGAGCAGCGTTCGAATGCCGGAGAACAGCACCGGCGGTACGTAATCCAGCGCAATCTTCGATAGCGGCCAGTTGATGCCCCATACAATTACCAAAAATAAGATCAGCAGCCCCGTCTGCATCTTCGATCGTTGCATCATGTTGTATAATCTCCTTGTTGTCCCGATAGCCGCCTTGATTGCGAACTTTTACATTCGATTCTACGCCCCATTGTCTGCGTCCGCAACCTTTGAATTTGCGCATTGATGAACCGGCGGAAGACTCTTGGGCGGCGA carries:
- a CDS encoding DMT family transporter, producing the protein MMQRSKMQTGLLILFLVIVWGINWPLSKIALDYVPPVLFSGIRTLLGGLLLLPVALSKFERLRLRETWPIYLVSAMVNVVLYYGLQTIGLNHLPAGLFSAIVFLQPVLVGIFSWLWLGESMNGLKMTGLLLGFAGVGIISTGGLAGHVSAAGILLALGTALSWALGTIYVKKTGPRVDPIWLVTLQLMIGGLLMTAAGSAVESWSDIDWEPVFVACLLFIAVFVIALGWLVFYKLIDSGEASRVASYTFLIPLVSILSSALFLRESVTLSLLAGLLCILASIYLVNRRV